In Nostoc sp. GT001, a genomic segment contains:
- a CDS encoding DUF2809 domain-containing protein, translating to MFIFNKKYFYLTLILFFIEVCIAVFVNDSFIRPFIGDVLVVILIYCFIKAFWNIHSSLVALSVFAFSCTIELLQYFNFVNNLGLQKYKILAVALGSIFDWKDIIAYAIGILTILWFENKT from the coding sequence ATGTTTATCTTCAACAAAAAATATTTCTATCTCACACTTATACTCTTTTTCATAGAAGTATGTATTGCTGTTTTTGTCAATGATAGTTTCATTCGCCCTTTTATCGGTGACGTTTTAGTAGTTATACTAATTTATTGCTTTATCAAAGCTTTTTGGAATATACATTCATCTCTAGTCGCTTTATCAGTTTTTGCTTTTTCTTGTACTATCGAGCTTCTTCAATATTTTAATTTTGTAAATAATTTAGGATTGCAAAAATATAAGATTTTGGCCGTTGCATTAGGAAGTATATTTGATTGGAAAGATATTATTGCTTATGCAATAGGTATCCTAACAATCCTATGGTTTGAAAATAAAACATGA